In the genome of Raphanus sativus cultivar WK10039 chromosome 4, ASM80110v3, whole genome shotgun sequence, one region contains:
- the LOC108852994 gene encoding transcription factor MYB101-like, whose product MDGGEETSTAERGLKKGPWTTTEDAILTEYVRKRGEGNWNAVQKNSGLLRCGKSCRLRWANHLRPNLRKGSFSPDEEKIIIELHAKLGNKWARMASQLPGRTDNEIKNYWNTRMKRRQRAGLPLYPHEIQHLGIGNDDEFEFNSFQLPNQDYPNHQNLIQYTNSSNTSSSSSSFSSSSSQPPKELCLDPLISTNPGLNQIPNMFSLYNNSFENDNNQFGFSLPLSSSSSSNELCKPDQLLELMSENLDTNVTSKKDIDGMSLMGDHETIPSYFSLGLDNTVLELPSNQTPTQSGTSNIMLDNNVHLDSPAGNSGLLDALLEESRALSRGGIFKDARVSSSGLCENHKRVEKDSENRLMGHFSSSHQSSFEANSNLYEKHNEPTMLKATVDDDDDYILKSLLNSFPSTTPLPDWYQTTEIQKEASPSGILIGHHQRNSRVEPHKPPPSSSVDPMSSLGSSYWGNMPGIY is encoded by the exons ATGGACGGTGGTGAAGAGACGTCGACGGCGGAGAGAGGGCTGAAGAAAGGTCCATGGACGACGACAGAGGATGCGATCTTGACGGAGTACGTGAGGAAACGCGGTGAAGGTAATTGGAACGCCGTGCAGAAGAACTCAGGCTTGCTCCGGTGTGGGAAAAGCTGCCGTCTACGGTGGGCGAACCACCTCCGGCCAAATCTAAGGAAAGGATCCTTTAGTCctgatgaagagaagatcatcATCGAGCTTCACGCTAAGTTGGGTAATAAGTGGGCTCGTATGGCTTCTCAG TTACCTGGAAGAACGGACAACGAGATCAAGAACTATTGGAACACGAGGATGAAGAGAAGACAACGAGCTGGCTTGCCTTTATACCCTCACGAGATTCAGCATCTAGGGATTGGTAATGATGATGAGTTTGAGTTTAATTCCTTTCAGTTACCAAACCAAGACTATCCTAATCACCAGAACTTGATTCAATACACTAATTCCTCTAATACTTCATCATCCTCGTCTTCattctcttcttcatcttctcaacCTCCAAAAGAGCTGTGTTTAGATCCCTTAATCTCTACTAATCCCGGCCTTAATCAGATTCCCAATATGTTCTCTCTTTACAACAATAGCTTTGAGAATGACAATAACCAGTTTGGTTTCTCTCTTCCTTTGTCCTCATCCTCATCGTCGAATGAGTTATGTAAACCCGACCAACTTCTTGAACTCATGTCAGAGAATTTGGACACAAACGTTACCAGTAAGAAAGACATCGATGGTATGAGTCTTATGGGAGATCATGAGACGATACCGAGTTATTTCTCTTTAGGACTAGACAATACCGTCCTAGAGCTTCCTTCAAACCAAACACCGACTCAATCGGGCACTTCTAATATTATGCTTGACAATAATGTCCATCTTGATTCACCTGCGGGGAACAGTGGATTGCTTGACGCCCTCTTGGAGGAGTCTCGAGCCTTGTCTCGTGGCGGAATCTTCAAGGACGCTAGGGTTTCTTCGAGTGGTCTATGTGAGAATCACAAGAGAGTGGAGAAGGATTCTGAGAATCGGTTGATGGGTCATTTCAGCTCTTCTCATCAATCATCATTTG AAGCAAATTCTAATCTTTACGAGAAGCACAATGAGCCAACGATGTTGAAGGCAACAgtggatgatgatgacgacTACATATTGAAGAGCCTTCTCAACAGCTTCCCTTCAACCACACCATTACCTGATTGGTACCAGACGACAGAGATCCAAAAGGAGGCCTCACCGAGCGGAATATTGATAGGACACCACCAACGTAATAGCAGGGTGGAACCACACAAGCCACCACCTTCTTCCAGTGTAGATCCTATGTCCTCCTTGGGATCATCCTACTGGGGCAACATGCCTGGAATCTACTAA